One part of the bacterium genome encodes these proteins:
- a CDS encoding Do family serine endopeptidase, with product MKKYLYGGLIVLFLFIIGTGLNPLKPKPANGQREEKIESLITLEDAFVSVAEAVKPCVVNLSTEIKVKVRPFNPFGDFGFRDPFFDDFFKDFFPREKEREYTQQSLGSGFIVNEKGYILTNYHMIKDATKIKVTLLDGRKFDAKVVGSDPKTDLALIKIDSNGLPSAKLGDSDKARVGSWAIAIGNPFGFNHTVTIGVISAKERTLHIAEYENFIQTDASINPGNSGGPLVNIRGEVIGINTAIVGQAQGIGFAIPINMAKKIIGDLIEHGKVIRAWLGIYIQDLTPEIIESMGLDVKSGVLVSEVMKNSPAEKVGIKRGDIIIAIDNEGVKTSKELQQKVLNKGVGKEVEISLVREGNRITLRVKLEKMPEEGKEETKDSGVFEWLGMSLQDLTEAIKEEFGLSPDEKGVLVSNILQGSKADEGGIRRGDIIKEMDRKEIISLNELKKMTSKIKKKNILFLIKREKYIFYTTISNPTSTETWRNWW from the coding sequence ATGAAAAAATATTTATATGGAGGGCTGATTGTTCTTTTTCTTTTCATTATTGGCACAGGTCTTAATCCATTAAAGCCAAAGCCTGCAAATGGACAAAGGGAAGAAAAGATAGAAAGCCTTATTACATTAGAGGATGCCTTTGTTTCTGTAGCAGAAGCAGTAAAGCCCTGTGTTGTTAACTTAAGCACAGAAATAAAGGTAAAGGTAAGGCCATTTAACCCATTCGGTGATTTTGGATTTAGAGACCCATTCTTTGATGATTTCTTCAAGGATTTCTTTCCAAGAGAGAAAGAAAGGGAATATACCCAGCAATCACTAGGCTCTGGCTTTATTGTTAATGAAAAGGGCTATATCCTTACAAACTATCATATGATAAAGGATGCTACAAAGATAAAGGTAACCCTCCTTGATGGAAGAAAATTTGACGCAAAGGTTGTTGGTTCTGACCCAAAGACAGACCTCGCCTTGATAAAGATAGATTCAAATGGCTTACCATCTGCAAAGCTTGGAGATTCTGATAAGGCAAGGGTTGGCTCATGGGCAATTGCCATTGGAAACCCATTTGGCTTTAACCATACAGTAACAATAGGTGTAATTAGTGCAAAGGAAAGAACCTTACATATTGCAGAATATGAGAATTTCATTCAGACAGATGCCTCTATAAACCCTGGAAACTCTGGTGGTCCTCTGGTGAATATAAGGGGAGAGGTTATAGGAATAAACACAGCCATTGTTGGTCAGGCACAGGGAATAGGCTTTGCTATACCAATAAATATGGCAAAAAAGATAATCGGCGACCTTATTGAGCATGGAAAGGTCATTCGTGCCTGGCTTGGAATCTATATTCAGGATTTAACACCAGAAATTATAGAATCTATGGGTCTTGATGTTAAAAGCGGTGTTTTGGTATCAGAGGTTATGAAGAATAGCCCGGCTGAGAAGGTAGGAATAAAGAGGGGAGATATTATCATAGCAATAGACAATGAAGGGGTAAAGACAAGCAAGGAATTGCAACAGAAGGTTCTAAACAAGGGCGTTGGAAAGGAGGTAGAGATTTCTCTTGTAAGGGAAGGGAATAGAATTACACTAAGGGTAAAATTGGAAAAGATGCCTGAAGAAGGCAAAGAAGAAACAAAAGATAGCGGCGTTTTTGAATGGCTTGGGATGAGCCTTCAGGATTTGACAGAAGCTATAAAAGAAGAATTTGGTCTTTCTCCTGATGAAAAAGGTGTTCTTGTCTCTAATATTTTGCAAGGGAGCAAAGCAGATGAAGGAGGAATAAGAAGGGGTGATATTATAAAGGAAATGGATAGGAAAGAAATAATCTCGCTTAATGAGCTAAAAAAGATGACATCAAAGATAAAAAAGAAAAATATCCTTTTTCTCATTAAAAGGGAAAAATATATATTCTATACAACGATTAGTAACCCAACTTCAACAGAAACTTGGCGAAATTGGTGGTAG
- the glgA gene encoding glycogen synthase GlgA, whose protein sequence is MKIVFATPEMVPYAKTGGLADVCGALLKELSKKEDVCAFLPKHRVVEKVAKKRKKVIDFSIKIGGDEEAVSIEITENLGFPVFLVDSPKYFSRDYLYSTPEGDYPDNDRRFILFNLAVLKAIKELNLNPDVIHCHDWQAGLIPVYIKLNNEYRGIKSILTVHNLGYQGIFPKETLYLAGFSDNEWHYERLEYWGKFSFLKAGLVYSDYITTVSPTYAQQIQTEEYGFGMDGVLRSRKEGLFGILNGIDNDEWNPETDKAIFNYSQKNIKDKVLNKLSLQKKNKLVEDKDIFLIGMTTRLCDQKGLDITSSAIDDIMNMGIQLVLLGTGEEKYHRLLEEMAKKYKKKIGINIKFDDKLARMIYGGCDAFLIPSRYEPCGLTQMIALRYGTIPIVRKTGGLADTIREEENGFVFENHTKEELLSAIQRAYNIFSDKKAWAKMVKDGMKEDFSWKRSMKEYLGIYKR, encoded by the coding sequence ATGAAGATAGTTTTTGCAACGCCAGAGATGGTGCCTTATGCCAAAACAGGTGGTCTGGCTGATGTTTGTGGAGCCCTTTTAAAGGAGCTTTCAAAAAAGGAGGATGTTTGTGCATTCCTTCCAAAACACAGGGTTGTTGAGAAGGTGGCAAAAAAGAGAAAAAAGGTAATAGATTTTTCTATTAAGATTGGAGGGGATGAAGAGGCTGTCTCTATTGAGATAACAGAAAACCTTGGCTTTCCTGTATTTCTTGTAGACAGCCCAAAATACTTTTCTAGGGATTATCTTTATAGCACACCAGAAGGTGATTATCCCGATAATGACAGGAGGTTTATCCTTTTTAATCTCGCTGTATTAAAGGCAATAAAAGAGCTTAATCTAAACCCAGATGTCATCCATTGTCATGATTGGCAAGCAGGGCTTATTCCTGTCTATATAAAGCTTAATAATGAGTATCGGGGAATAAAAAGCATCCTTACTGTTCATAACCTTGGCTATCAGGGTATATTTCCAAAGGAGACATTATACCTTGCCGGGTTTTCTGATAATGAATGGCATTACGAAAGGCTTGAGTATTGGGGAAAATTTTCATTTCTAAAGGCAGGTCTTGTCTATTCTGACTATATTACAACCGTAAGCCCAACCTATGCACAACAGATACAAACAGAAGAATATGGCTTTGGAATGGATGGTGTATTAAGGAGCAGGAAAGAGGGTTTGTTTGGAATTCTAAATGGAATAGACAACGATGAATGGAATCCAGAAACAGACAAGGCAATATTTAATTATAGCCAGAAGAATATAAAGGATAAGGTTTTAAACAAGCTCTCTTTGCAGAAAAAGAATAAGTTAGTAGAGGATAAGGATATATTCCTAATTGGAATGACAACAAGGCTGTGTGACCAAAAGGGGCTTGATATAACATCATCTGCTATAGATGATATTATGAATATGGGAATTCAGCTTGTCCTACTTGGAACAGGGGAGGAAAAATACCACAGGCTACTTGAAGAGATGGCTAAAAAATACAAGAAAAAGATAGGCATAAATATTAAATTTGACGATAAGCTGGCAAGGATGATTTACGGAGGATGCGATGCCTTTCTTATCCCTTCTCGCTATGAGCCTTGCGGATTAACCCAGATGATAGCCTTAAGATATGGAACAATTCCAATTGTTAGAAAAACCGGGGGTTTGGCTGATACAATAAGGGAGGAAGAAAATGGCTTTGTTTTTGAAAATCATACAAAAGAGGAGCTTCTCTCTGCAATACAAAGGGCTTATAATATATTCTCTGACAAAAAAGCCTGGGCTAAAATGGTAAAGGATGGAATGAAAGAGGATTTCTCCTGGAAGAGGAGTATGAAGGAATATCTTGGGATTTATAAGAGGTAA